In Flavobacterium sp. N1736, the following are encoded in one genomic region:
- a CDS encoding RNA methyltransferase has translation MRKLENSELDRKSIEDFKKSEKTPLILVLDDIRSLHNIGSVFRTADAFLIEKIILCGITATPPNKEIHKTALGATETVAWEHHENVLEVIENLKKEKVLTLAIEQVESAIFLQDFKVEKNQKYALIFGNEVYGVSQEAVAICDGCIEIPQLGTKHSLNISVSAGIVVWDLFQKLNWPE, from the coding sequence ATGAGAAAACTTGAAAATAGTGAGCTGGACAGAAAATCTATAGAGGATTTTAAAAAATCAGAAAAAACGCCTTTGATTTTGGTTTTGGATGATATTCGAAGCTTGCATAATATTGGATCTGTATTTAGAACTGCTGATGCTTTTTTGATCGAAAAAATAATCTTGTGCGGGATTACAGCAACTCCTCCTAACAAAGAAATTCATAAAACCGCTCTTGGCGCTACCGAAACTGTTGCCTGGGAACATCATGAAAATGTTTTGGAAGTTATTGAAAACCTAAAAAAAGAAAAGGTTCTCACTCTTGCCATTGAACAAGTTGAAAGTGCGATTTTTCTTCAGGATTTTAAAGTTGAGAAAAATCAAAAATATGCTTTAATTTTTGGAAATGAAGTTTACGGCGTTTCACAAGAAGCGGTTGCGATTTGCGACGGATGCATAGAAATTCCGCAGTTAGGCACAAAACATTCCTTAAATATTTCTGTAAGTGCAGGAATTGTCGTTTGGGATTTGTTTCAAAAACTAAATTGGCCGGAATAG
- the mutS gene encoding DNA mismatch repair protein MutS, producing the protein MAAKEKVVKETPLMKQYNDIKRKYPDACLLFRVGDFYETFGEDAIRASKILGITLTKRGAGSETETALAGFPHHSINTYLPKLVKAGLRVAICDQLEDPKMTKTIVKRGVTELVTPGVSLNDEVLQSKSNNFLASVYFANKNIGVSFLDVSTGEFLTAQGNAEYIDKLLQNFNPSEILVPKTNKGDFAAAFGEDFHSFYLEDWIYKEDYALETLTKHFQTVSLKGFGIEELKEGIIASGAILYYLSETQHNRVQHITAIQRIAEDAYVWMDRFTIRNLELYHSYNPNAVTLLDVIDRTLSPMGGRLLKRWLALPLKDSNKIKGRHDVVSYLKSNSEVLHNIQYQIKQISDLERLISKIAAGKVSPREIVYLKESLDAIIPIKTLALESPQEAVKIIGDSLHACDLLREKIKTTLNQDAPVAVAKGNAIAKGINEELDELRAISTSGKEFLEGIEKRESERTGISSLKISFNNVFGYYIEVRNTHKDKVPEEWIRKQTLVNAERYITEELKEYETKILGAEEKIYKIESELFEQLVGWIATYIKPVQMNANLVAQLDCLCSFTQLAIENQYVCPEIDETFELDIKNGRHPVIEKQLPVGTPYIANDVFLDRETQQIIMITGPNMSGKSAILRQTALIVLLAQMGSFVPADSVRMGIVDKIFTRVGASDNISMGESTFMVEMNETASILNNISDRSLVLLDEIGRGTSTYDGISIAWAIADFLHEHPSKAKTLFATHYHELNEMTESLPRIQNYNVAVKELKDTVLFIRKLVKGGSAHSFGIHVAKMAGMPQIVILKAQKLLKKLEKNHSSDALNGVKAANDEMQMSFFNLDDPLLEEIKEEIMSLDINAITPVEALMKLNEIKRMLVGK; encoded by the coding sequence TTGGCAGCGAAAGAGAAAGTGGTGAAAGAAACACCTTTAATGAAACAGTACAACGATATCAAGAGAAAATATCCTGATGCATGTTTGCTTTTCAGAGTAGGTGATTTTTACGAAACCTTTGGAGAAGATGCTATTAGGGCTTCAAAAATTCTTGGAATTACGTTAACCAAAAGAGGAGCGGGTTCTGAGACTGAAACTGCATTGGCAGGTTTTCCGCATCATTCTATTAATACGTATTTGCCAAAATTGGTAAAAGCCGGACTTCGTGTTGCCATTTGCGATCAGCTTGAAGATCCTAAAATGACCAAAACGATTGTGAAACGCGGCGTTACAGAGCTTGTAACTCCCGGAGTTTCTTTAAATGATGAGGTTTTACAGTCTAAATCAAACAATTTCTTAGCATCGGTTTATTTTGCTAATAAAAATATTGGAGTTTCTTTTTTGGATGTTTCAACCGGAGAGTTTTTAACGGCTCAGGGAAATGCCGAATATATAGATAAGTTATTGCAGAATTTTAATCCAAGCGAAATTCTGGTTCCAAAAACTAACAAAGGAGATTTTGCAGCAGCTTTTGGAGAAGATTTTCATAGCTTTTATCTGGAAGATTGGATTTATAAAGAAGATTATGCTTTAGAAACCCTGACAAAACATTTTCAAACCGTTTCTTTAAAAGGTTTTGGAATTGAAGAGTTAAAAGAAGGAATTATTGCATCCGGAGCAATTTTATATTATTTATCAGAAACACAGCACAATCGTGTGCAGCATATCACAGCGATTCAGCGTATTGCAGAAGATGCTTATGTGTGGATGGATCGTTTTACGATTAGAAATTTAGAATTATATCACAGTTATAATCCAAATGCCGTTACGCTTTTAGACGTAATCGATCGTACGCTTTCGCCAATGGGAGGACGTTTGTTAAAACGTTGGCTCGCACTTCCTTTAAAAGACAGTAATAAAATAAAAGGACGTCATGATGTGGTTTCGTATCTGAAATCAAATTCTGAAGTTTTACATAATATTCAATACCAAATCAAGCAAATTTCAGATTTAGAACGTTTGATTTCTAAAATTGCGGCAGGAAAAGTTTCTCCTCGTGAAATTGTTTATTTAAAAGAATCATTAGACGCTATTATTCCAATAAAAACCCTGGCGCTCGAAAGTCCTCAGGAAGCAGTGAAAATTATTGGAGACAGTTTGCATGCCTGCGATTTGCTGCGGGAGAAAATCAAAACAACCTTAAATCAGGATGCGCCTGTTGCGGTTGCAAAAGGAAATGCAATTGCAAAAGGAATTAACGAAGAATTAGATGAATTGCGTGCAATTTCAACTTCGGGAAAAGAATTTTTAGAAGGAATTGAAAAAAGAGAATCAGAACGAACAGGAATTTCTTCGTTGAAGATATCTTTTAATAACGTTTTTGGTTATTATATAGAAGTTCGAAATACGCATAAAGATAAAGTTCCGGAAGAATGGATTCGTAAACAAACTTTGGTAAATGCAGAGCGTTATATTACCGAAGAACTAAAAGAATATGAAACCAAGATTTTAGGAGCCGAAGAAAAGATTTATAAAATAGAATCAGAACTTTTTGAGCAATTGGTTGGCTGGATCGCGACATATATTAAACCCGTTCAGATGAATGCCAATTTGGTAGCGCAATTAGATTGTTTGTGTTCGTTTACGCAATTGGCAATCGAAAATCAATATGTGTGTCCTGAAATTGACGAGACTTTCGAACTTGACATCAAAAACGGAAGACACCCGGTTATCGAAAAACAATTGCCTGTTGGCACGCCATATATCGCCAATGATGTTTTCCTTGACAGAGAAACCCAACAAATAATCATGATTACAGGTCCCAATATGTCCGGTAAATCGGCTATATTAAGACAAACGGCTCTAATTGTTTTGTTGGCTCAAATGGGTAGTTTTGTACCGGCTGACAGTGTAAGAATGGGCATTGTAGATAAAATCTTTACCAGAGTAGGAGCGTCGGATAATATTTCGATGGGAGAATCTACATTTATGGTTGAGATGAATGAAACTGCTTCTATTTTGAACAATATTTCTGATCGTAGTTTGGTTTTATTAGATGAAATTGGAAGAGGAACCAGCACGTATGATGGAATTTCGATTGCCTGGGCAATAGCAGATTTCCTGCACGAACATCCTTCAAAAGCGAAGACGTTATTTGCAACGCATTATCATGAATTAAACGAAATGACGGAATCGCTGCCAAGAATCCAGAATTATAATGTTGCGGTAAAAGAACTAAAAGATACCGTTCTTTTTATTCGTAAACTGGTAAAAGGAGGAAGCGCACATAGTTTTGGAATTCACGTTGCAAAGATGGCAGGAATGCCCCAAATTGTAATTTTGAAAGCACAGAAGTTATTAAAGAAATTAGAAAAAAATCATTCCAGCGATGCTCTAAATGGAGTGAAAGCTGCAAATGACGAAATGCAAATGAGCTTCTTTAATCTTGATGATCCTTTATTAGAAGAAATAAAAGAAGAAATCATGAGTCTTGATATAAATGCGATCACACCTGTTGAAGCATTAATGAAGCTTAATGAGATTAAAAGAATGTTGGTTGGAAAATAA
- a CDS encoding DUF1508 domain-containing protein codes for MGAFVISKRFNDEYKFVFTSRKGKVIFTSLSYELKFECEEEIEKFKVNVDLARFLKFKGSGGKYFFKLMLGEVHFATSRKYTTELLLQKGIKEIVQYSSKAEILDFSSCESIFEDEVEEEEEVE; via the coding sequence ATGGGTGCTTTTGTAATTAGTAAGCGATTTAATGATGAATATAAGTTCGTGTTTACTTCTAGAAAAGGCAAAGTAATATTTACGAGCTTGAGTTATGAGTTAAAATTTGAATGTGAGGAAGAGATTGAGAAGTTTAAAGTAAATGTTGATCTGGCCAGGTTTTTAAAATTTAAAGGCTCAGGAGGAAAATATTTTTTTAAATTGATGTTGGGGGAGGTTCACTTTGCAACAAGTCGAAAATACACAACCGAATTGCTTTTGCAGAAAGGAATTAAAGAAATAGTTCAATATTCATCAAAAGCAGAGATTTTGGATTTCTCATCATGTGAATCAATTTTTGAAGATGAGGTTGAAGAAGAAGAAGAAGTGGAATAA
- a CDS encoding alpha/beta hydrolase family protein → MKKIYVVLFVVFVNLIHAQNKSEITFKESSLALKINLDQIYGTLTTPDLTKKYPVALIISGSGPTDRNGNNPMMKNNSLKMLAEALAKNGIASLRFDKRGIGESKAAAGAESSLVFENYTEDVKSWINLLKQDKRFSKLIIIGHSEGSLIGIIAGAKADKFISIAGPGESADKLLKNQIAAKSNKQIEEMTFPIIDSLKNGNKVKKVDPMLNSLFRPGIQPYLISWFKYDPSIEIKKLNVPILIIQGNNDLQVTVKDAENLAHANKNSELLIIDKMNHIMKIIDGDQKANFESYNNETLPVSEELTTKIVSFIQK, encoded by the coding sequence ATGAAAAAGATATACGTCGTTTTATTTGTTGTATTTGTAAATCTTATTCATGCACAAAATAAAAGTGAGATAACATTTAAGGAAAGCAGTTTAGCGCTAAAAATCAATTTAGATCAGATTTATGGCACTTTAACAACTCCTGATTTAACAAAAAAATATCCAGTAGCATTGATTATTTCAGGTTCCGGACCAACGGACAGAAACGGAAATAATCCGATGATGAAAAACAACTCCTTAAAAATGCTGGCAGAAGCTTTGGCGAAAAATGGAATTGCATCGTTACGATTTGATAAACGCGGCATTGGAGAAAGTAAAGCCGCTGCCGGAGCCGAATCAAGTTTGGTATTTGAGAATTATACCGAAGATGTAAAAAGTTGGATAAACTTATTAAAACAGGACAAACGATTTTCCAAATTAATTATCATTGGGCATAGCGAAGGTTCATTAATTGGAATAATTGCCGGAGCAAAAGCAGATAAGTTTATTTCAATTGCAGGCCCGGGAGAATCTGCAGATAAGCTTCTTAAAAATCAGATTGCAGCTAAGTCAAACAAACAAATTGAGGAAATGACCTTTCCTATTATCGATAGTCTGAAAAATGGAAACAAAGTCAAAAAAGTAGATCCAATGCTTAATTCTCTTTTTAGACCAGGTATTCAGCCTTATTTAATTTCCTGGTTTAAGTATGATCCTTCCATAGAGATTAAAAAATTAAATGTTCCAATTTTAATTATACAGGGAAATAATGATTTACAGGTAACTGTAAAAGATGCTGAAAATTTAGCACATGCCAATAAGAATTCAGAACTTTTGATAATTGATAAAATGAATCACATCATGAAAATTATTGATGGAGATCAAAAAGCAAATTTTGAAAGTTACAATAACGAAACGTTACCTGTTTCAGAAGAATTGACTACTAAAATTGTTTCTTTCATTCAGAAATAA
- a CDS encoding DUF1573 domain-containing protein has protein sequence MKKIILFAMLAVVGITASNAQSTKKAKAAKVAKIEGAGMVFENETIDYGTIAHNADGNRQFVFVNNGTKPLIITNTQGSCGCTVPTTPKEPIAPGAKGIIGVKYATDRVGAFTKTVTVTSNAEGQPTKVLTIKGTVLPDPVKS, from the coding sequence ATGAAAAAAATAATTTTATTTGCTATGTTAGCTGTTGTTGGAATTACAGCTTCTAACGCTCAAAGTACTAAGAAAGCTAAAGCTGCAAAAGTTGCTAAAATTGAAGGAGCCGGAATGGTTTTTGAAAACGAAACAATTGATTACGGAACTATCGCTCACAATGCAGATGGTAACCGTCAGTTTGTTTTTGTAAACAACGGTACTAAACCATTAATCATTACTAACACACAAGGATCTTGTGGTTGTACTGTACCAACTACTCCAAAAGAGCCAATCGCTCCGGGTGCTAAAGGTATTATTGGTGTAAAATATGCTACTGACAGAGTTGGTGCTTTTACAAAAACTGTAACCGTTACTTCTAATGCTGAAGGACAACCAACAAAAGTACTTACAATTAAAGGTACTGTTTTACCAGATCCAGTAAAAAGCTAA
- the sppA gene encoding signal peptide peptidase SppA, producing MKFLGNVIATVIGIFVFIMLFFFGVILIGAIFGGDETVSVKADSVIELDLKKINNDYAGKYKDPWVTVFSDKKGVGLTDVINAIEAAKTDDNIKGISILNDESSLGLAQYKDLRNALESFKKSGKFIWAYANSFSQKEYYLNSVANTIYLNPAGDLDFKGLSSEVMFFKDFQDKSGIHMEVIRHGKYKSAVEPFLENKMSDANREQITALLNSIWTNVSEDISKSRNIPVAKLNEIANGLLARTPEMAKSQHLVDIVAYEDVYHNAIKKQLKVTGDDDYNKISILDYTQNNITTALTNTSSDQIAIIYAQGEIESGEGDVTVIGEGAMRRSLQEARKDEDVKAIVLRIDSPGGSALTSDLIWREIEITKKVKPVVVSMGNYAASGGYYIACNANKIFAEKNTITGSIGVFGILPNFSPLANKLGINTEQVKTHENSANYSPFVPVDEKFKAFTLEGVEKIYNTFVTHVAQGRKMTFAQVDSIAQGRVWSGSQAIKIGLVDEIGGLDDAIAEAAKIAKIKSYSTQNYPEFEKTFNDVLAGLPFAKSKEAFIKEEIGEENYLLIEQVKRLQKQKGVQAVMPFGLNIQ from the coding sequence ATGAAATTTCTAGGAAATGTAATTGCCACAGTAATTGGTATTTTTGTTTTTATCATGTTATTCTTTTTTGGAGTAATTCTTATTGGTGCTATTTTTGGCGGGGACGAAACGGTCTCTGTAAAAGCTGATTCTGTTATAGAATTAGATTTAAAAAAAATCAATAATGATTACGCCGGAAAATATAAAGATCCTTGGGTAACTGTTTTTTCAGATAAAAAAGGAGTTGGTTTAACTGATGTTATCAATGCAATCGAAGCGGCAAAAACAGACGATAATATTAAAGGAATTTCCATTTTAAATGATGAATCTTCTTTAGGATTGGCGCAATACAAAGATTTAAGAAATGCGCTCGAAAGCTTTAAAAAATCAGGAAAATTTATTTGGGCGTATGCTAATTCATTTTCTCAAAAAGAATATTATCTAAACTCCGTTGCCAATACAATTTATTTAAATCCTGCCGGAGATCTTGATTTTAAAGGACTTTCGTCTGAAGTGATGTTTTTTAAAGACTTTCAGGATAAATCAGGTATTCATATGGAAGTGATTCGTCACGGAAAATATAAAAGTGCCGTTGAGCCCTTTTTAGAAAATAAAATGAGCGATGCCAACAGAGAACAAATTACAGCGCTTTTAAATTCTATATGGACAAACGTTTCTGAAGATATCTCGAAAAGCCGAAATATTCCTGTTGCCAAATTAAATGAAATTGCAAACGGTTTACTGGCAAGAACTCCTGAAATGGCAAAAAGCCAGCATTTAGTAGATATTGTGGCTTATGAAGATGTGTATCATAACGCTATTAAAAAACAATTGAAAGTAACCGGAGACGACGATTACAATAAAATTTCGATTTTAGATTATACACAAAATAATATTACAACGGCTTTAACGAACACTTCAAGCGATCAAATTGCGATTATTTATGCTCAGGGCGAAATTGAAAGCGGCGAAGGCGATGTAACCGTAATTGGCGAAGGCGCTATGCGTCGTTCATTGCAGGAAGCGAGAAAAGATGAAGATGTAAAAGCAATTGTACTTCGAATTGACAGTCCGGGTGGAAGCGCTTTGACTTCTGATTTGATTTGGAGAGAAATTGAAATCACTAAAAAAGTAAAACCTGTTGTAGTTTCTATGGGTAATTATGCTGCTTCGGGCGGTTATTATATTGCTTGTAATGCCAATAAGATTTTCGCAGAAAAAAATACAATTACAGGTTCAATTGGTGTTTTTGGAATTTTACCAAACTTTAGTCCGTTAGCCAATAAATTAGGAATTAATACGGAACAGGTAAAAACACACGAAAATTCAGCAAATTATAGTCCGTTTGTTCCTGTTGATGAAAAATTTAAAGCTTTTACATTAGAAGGAGTAGAAAAAATTTACAACACTTTTGTAACGCACGTCGCTCAAGGCCGAAAAATGACTTTTGCACAAGTAGATTCTATTGCACAAGGAAGAGTCTGGTCAGGGTCTCAAGCCATAAAAATAGGTTTAGTTGATGAAATTGGCGGTTTGGATGATGCTATTGCCGAAGCTGCTAAAATTGCTAAAATAAAATCGTACAGTACACAAAATTATCCTGAATTCGAAAAAACATTCAACGATGTATTAGCCGGTTTGCCTTTTGCAAAATCTAAAGAAGCTTTTATAAAAGAAGAAATTGGCGAAGAAAACTATCTTTTGATCGAACAGGTAAAAAGACTTCAAAAACAAAAAGGAGTTCAGGCGGTGATGCCTTTTGGATTAAATATTCAATAA
- the folK gene encoding 2-amino-4-hydroxy-6-hydroxymethyldihydropteridine diphosphokinase — protein sequence MKSQHQVVLSIGSNQGNRLANIESCIALIHQEVGTVIEVSKLYETPAWGFESDAFYNCALLLHSNLSAQKILNQVLKVEKQLGRIRSNQQGYQSRIIDIDLIVFDNEIIESEKLTIPHPLMQNRKFVLLPMQDLKLNWKHPVFHKTVSELIAITPDESVCTIVQDLKNPVKEIPLQNFNYISFEGNIGAGKTTLVHKIAEDFNAKTVLERFADNPFLPKFYKDQNRYAFPLEMSFLADRYQQLSDDLAQFDLFKDFIVADYHIFKSLIFAKITLQEDEYRLYRNLFDIIYKEMPKPDLYIYLYQNTGRLLENIKKRGRNYEQNIEAEYLDKINNGYLEYIKSQTDLNVLIIDVSNRDFVKNHEDYLFILNEIQKKIA from the coding sequence ATGAAATCACAGCATCAGGTCGTTTTATCTATAGGCAGTAATCAGGGAAACCGATTGGCAAACATCGAAAGTTGTATTGCATTAATACATCAGGAAGTGGGAACCGTAATCGAGGTTTCAAAACTATATGAAACACCCGCCTGGGGATTTGAAAGCGATGCTTTTTATAATTGTGCATTGCTGTTACACAGTAATTTATCGGCACAAAAAATATTAAACCAGGTTTTAAAAGTCGAAAAACAATTAGGACGAATCCGTTCGAACCAACAAGGTTATCAATCAAGAATTATTGATATTGATTTGATTGTTTTTGATAATGAAATTATCGAATCTGAAAAACTTACGATTCCGCATCCGTTAATGCAAAACCGAAAATTTGTGTTATTGCCAATGCAGGATTTAAAATTAAACTGGAAACATCCTGTTTTTCATAAAACCGTAAGCGAATTAATTGCAATTACGCCAGATGAAAGTGTTTGTACTATTGTTCAGGATTTGAAAAATCCCGTAAAGGAAATTCCGCTGCAGAACTTTAATTATATTTCTTTTGAAGGGAATATTGGCGCCGGTAAAACAACTTTAGTACACAAAATTGCAGAAGATTTTAATGCGAAAACTGTTTTAGAACGTTTTGCAGATAATCCGTTTTTGCCTAAATTTTACAAAGATCAAAATAGATATGCTTTTCCGCTTGAAATGTCTTTTTTAGCCGACAGATATCAGCAATTATCAGATGATTTGGCGCAATTTGATTTATTTAAAGATTTTATCGTAGCCGATTATCATATTTTTAAATCATTGATTTTTGCAAAAATCACTTTGCAGGAAGACGAATACCGTTTGTACCGAAACTTATTTGATATTATTTATAAAGAAATGCCAAAACCGGATTTGTACATTTATTTGTATCAAAATACCGGACGTTTACTCGAAAACATCAAAAAACGAGGACGAAATTATGAGCAAAATATCGAAGCCGAATATCTGGATAAAATCAATAATGGTTATTTAGAATATATTAAATCCCAAACAGATTTGAATGTATTAATAATAGATGTTTCAAATCGTGATTTTGTAAAAAACCATGAAGATTATCTTTTCATTTTAAATGAAATCCAGAAGAAGATTGCGTAA
- a CDS encoding T9SS type B sorting domain-containing protein, translating into MKKFLFLKISILFYALSFNQSFANEKIKTLNKSTILRLNDTLKSVRKSNKKITLAINPPVIKATGDQLYCPLNTINIVTSISITHDPAETGTETVYIQISSGYSGGFDKLELLNPTAHPSIITSWDATAGKLKLSSPTGIDILYSDFEAAIKDVVFSNSSPTASGTRDFSITIGQANYLPSTGHYYLFTPSIGITWTNAKAAAEASTYYGLKGYLATILAADEAKLVGEQASGTGWIGGSDQETEGIWKWVTGPEAGTVMSYTFWNNGEPNQLGEEDYAHITQAGIGIKGSWNDLSNTGSLTPGDAYQPKGYVVEYGGMPGESPLEIAASTKITIPIASAITPNALCDSGTFTLNATATVGATVGWYDSAIGGNLLHTGNTYITPTINTTTTYYFDAGCESNRKSVIATINTTPAAPTVTSPVARCGTGSVTLEASSNIGVINWFTTATSGTSVYNGSSFVTPSVSANTIYYAEASNNGCVNTNRVPVNIIVYTPPVVSDETLILCQFQKLQLDAKITGVTYVWSTGENTQTIEVDKAGTYTVDVTSPAPESCPNTKKITVIEHLIPQITRVNVDETKVTIYLSKEEDYYEYSVDGENFQNSNIFYDVPGGLQTAYVREKNNCGQSTLDFVVLVFPPFFTPNNDTFNDLWEVTGMENFPQAEVTIFDRYGKLLAQLSGSKMSWDGTFEKTPLPASDYWYVMKIDDTKPIFKGHFALKR; encoded by the coding sequence ATGAAAAAGTTTCTTTTCTTAAAAATATCAATTTTATTTTATGCTTTAAGTTTCAATCAATCATTTGCAAATGAGAAAATTAAAACTTTAAACAAGTCTACAATTCTCCGATTAAACGATACTCTTAAATCAGTCAGAAAAAGCAATAAAAAAATTACTTTAGCCATTAATCCGCCTGTTATAAAAGCAACCGGAGATCAATTATACTGTCCCTTAAACACCATAAATATTGTCACCTCTATTAGTATCACCCACGATCCTGCAGAAACAGGAACTGAGACTGTATACATTCAAATTTCATCCGGTTATTCCGGTGGTTTTGACAAACTCGAACTTTTAAACCCAACAGCGCATCCCTCAATAATAACAAGTTGGGATGCTACTGCCGGAAAATTAAAACTTTCAAGCCCAACCGGAATTGATATTTTATATTCAGATTTTGAAGCCGCAATTAAAGATGTTGTTTTTTCTAATTCTTCGCCAACTGCGTCGGGAACCAGAGATTTTTCTATAACTATTGGTCAGGCGAATTATTTGCCATCTACAGGACATTATTATTTATTTACGCCAAGTATTGGTATTACGTGGACTAATGCAAAAGCAGCAGCCGAAGCGAGTACATATTATGGATTAAAAGGATATTTAGCAACTATTTTGGCTGCAGATGAAGCAAAGTTAGTTGGCGAACAAGCTTCGGGAACAGGGTGGATTGGCGGTAGCGATCAGGAAACTGAAGGTATTTGGAAATGGGTTACCGGTCCCGAAGCGGGAACTGTTATGAGTTATACTTTCTGGAATAACGGCGAACCAAATCAGCTGGGAGAAGAAGATTACGCTCATATTACACAAGCCGGTATTGGAATAAAAGGCTCCTGGAACGATTTATCTAATACAGGATCATTAACTCCCGGTGACGCTTATCAGCCAAAAGGATATGTTGTCGAATACGGAGGAATGCCTGGAGAATCACCTTTAGAAATTGCAGCAAGTACCAAAATTACAATTCCGATAGCTTCGGCAATCACGCCAAATGCACTTTGCGATTCGGGAACGTTTACTTTAAATGCAACTGCAACTGTGGGAGCTACCGTTGGCTGGTATGATTCAGCCATTGGCGGGAATTTATTACACACCGGAAACACATATATTACACCAACAATAAATACTACAACAACTTATTATTTTGACGCGGGCTGCGAGAGCAATCGAAAATCAGTAATTGCAACAATAAATACAACACCTGCAGCTCCAACAGTTACTTCGCCTGTTGCGCGATGTGGCACTGGAAGCGTAACACTCGAAGCGAGTTCAAATATTGGTGTCATTAATTGGTTTACTACTGCTACAAGCGGAACAAGTGTTTATAATGGCAGTAGTTTTGTAACTCCTTCTGTTTCTGCAAATACGATTTATTATGCAGAAGCTTCTAATAACGGTTGTGTAAACACAAATCGTGTACCGGTAAATATTATCGTTTATACTCCGCCTGTGGTTTCAGACGAAACTTTGATTTTGTGCCAATTTCAAAAATTACAATTAGATGCAAAAATTACAGGCGTAACTTATGTATGGTCTACCGGAGAAAATACTCAAACTATCGAAGTCGATAAGGCAGGAACTTACACCGTAGATGTTACGAGTCCTGCGCCGGAAAGCTGTCCCAACACAAAAAAAATTACTGTTATTGAACATCTAATTCCTCAAATAACACGAGTAAATGTAGATGAAACTAAGGTCACTATATATTTGAGTAAAGAGGAAGACTATTATGAATATTCTGTTGACGGAGAAAATTTTCAGAATTCTAATATTTTTTACGATGTTCCCGGAGGTTTGCAGACTGCTTACGTAAGAGAAAAAAATAACTGTGGGCAATCAACCTTAGATTTTGTTGTTCTTGTTTTTCCGCCATTCTTTACGCCAAACAATGATACTTTTAATGATTTATGGGAAGTAACGGGAATGGAAAATTTTCCTCAGGCGGAAGTCACTATTTTTGATCGTTACGGTAAACTTTTGGCGCAGCTAAGCGGCTCTAAAATGAGTTGGGACGGTACTTTTGAGAAAACACCTCTTCCCGCTTCTGATTATTGGTATGTCATGAAAATTGATGATACAAAACCTATTTTTAAAGGACATTTTGCGTTAAAGAGATAG